The proteins below are encoded in one region of Tachypleus tridentatus isolate NWPU-2018 chromosome 4, ASM421037v1, whole genome shotgun sequence:
- the LOC143248555 gene encoding uncharacterized protein LOC143248555 → MAAFGGVNRTPGQYALFEAIKNKRYRQALLLVEAGVDVNSRNERGQTPLICTSIYVEDCKNRSKLDRLFLDAGADPNFQDWQGLTALMHGCIRGQTDVVLMLLDNVKTDPTIKDIEGNTALMYAAANGHADVISTFINSFKHLKKALELGTKNNDGYTALQLATENGHDTCIKLLTKEVESPSNTFVLSAGRTVTVTSLTDNVQVDNGSLLVDQTVVEPTMTVQDLDSVSEGTSDATMSSGRDASNSSKSQISIKSCTGIPQPESVSPSYPTRKDSVRINNSCNLKSSNVPEDETKVLKQTTEECSEPDNTSNDEISENYLKLASEWANGNSVEEARMSGMESDEISNLPKDESGEFSKYRPVTTKVVCCPSSPYTSLILTPLLLVP, encoded by the exons ATGGCGGCCTTTGGAGGGGTCAACCGGACCCCAGGACAGTACGCTCTGTTCGAAGCAATTAAAAACAAGCGTTATCGGCAAGCTTTGCTATTGGTTGAAGCCGGAGTTGACGTGAACAGTCGTAATGAGCGTGGTCAAACACCACTGATTTGCACGTCCATCTATGTGGAAGACTGTAAGAATCGTTCTAAACTGGACAGACTTTTTCTGGACGCAGGAGCCGACCCCAATTTTCAAGACTGGCAAGGACTCACGGCTCTCATGCACGGATGTATCAGAGGTCAAACGGATGTAGTTCTTATGCTATTGGATAAC GTCAAAACAGATCCAACAATAAAAGACATTGAGGGGAACACAGCTCTTATGTATGCGGCAGCGAATGGCCACGCAGATGTCATTTCTACatttattaatagtttcaaaCACCTGAAAAAAGCTTTGGAGTTAGGTACCAAGAACAATGACGGATATACCGCTCTCCAGTTGGCCACAGAAAACGGTCATGACACTTGTATAAAACTACTAACAAAAGAAGTTGAGTCCCCCTCTAATACCTTTGTACTTTCTGCCGGAAGGACAGTGACAGTGACAAGCTTAACGGATAACGTGCAGGTAGATAATGGAAGCTTATTAGTAGATCAAACAGTTGTAGAGCCAACTATGACAGTTCAGGATTTAGATTCTGTTTCAGAAGGGACGTCTGACGCTACAATGTCTTCGGGACGAGATGCGTCTAACAGTTCCAAGTCACAGATTTCGATCAAATCGTGTACAGGTATTCCACAGCCCGAGTCTGTGAGTCCCAGTTATCCAACAAGAAAAGATTCAGTGAGAATAAATAATTCTTGCAATCTAAAATCTTCAAATGTGCCTGAGGATGAAACGaaggttttaaaacaaacaacggAAGAGTGCTCAGAACCCGATAACACATCTAATGACGAAATaagtgaaaattatttgaaacttgcGAGTGAATGGGCTAATGGTAATTCGGTAGAAGAGGCCAGGATGTCTGGTATGGAAAGTGATGAAATATCGAACCTTCCAAAAGACGAGAGTGGAGAATTTTCTAAATATCGGCCCGTAACAACAAAGGTAGTATGTTGCCCTTCATCCCCCTACACATCACTGATCTTGACGCCTCTTTTGCTAGTACCATGA